The proteins below are encoded in one region of Triticum aestivum cultivar Chinese Spring chromosome 1B, IWGSC CS RefSeq v2.1, whole genome shotgun sequence:
- the LOC123121780 gene encoding uncharacterized protein: protein MAEACPDNRRCLPAWMMKPCSSNEVSKTEHRNKQSAESDKGSGALDQAKPIRRQKKIVDPEDAGGLKALQRCQGKEKARRKSKDADRAVTDEFGEIEKITCKNERKVRGRAAPKNSRKRMLEDVGSDASSSGITDDEMELSAGNSRTLQRCQGREKNRRKRDSADYSSKDELEEIEKTTRKNVTKVTCRAAPKNSKKQKPDNVGSEALSSGTTDDEIELTVEDLVSIAEEIVNADKEKLQDIRTTKTARYEERPPRPPVSTPVDTGGSISSTWSTKGLMQCTTATTTDETPSECRVDKNKRHEKPERPPSIKMTGDVAEDMMNILLGPLWNSEPAAYENKPEAVVPRTVNVNLASQRKNDWQKTVAQVQGAPVAKKKSSLKDMVAFFLD from the exons ATGGCTGAAGCATGCCCTGATAATCGGCGATGTCTACCTGCTTGGATGATGAAGCCGTGCTCAAGTAATGAAGTGTCAAAGACTGAGCATCGGAATAAGCAGTCGGCGGAATCTGATAAGGGATCAGGGGCTCTGGATCAGGCTAAGCCCATCAGAAGGCAGAAAAAAATTGTGGATCCAGAGGATGCTGGTGGACTGAAGGCGTTGCAGCGATGCCAGGGTAAAGAAAAGGCCAGGAGAAAGAGCAAGGATGCTGATCGTGCTGTCACGGATGAATTTGGTGAAATCGAGAAAATAACTTGTAAGAATGAGAGGAAAGTTAGGGGAAGAGCTGCTCCGAAGAATAGCAGGAAGCGGATGCTGGAGGATGTGGGATCAGATGCATCGTCATCAGGAATAACTGATGATGAGATGGAGCTTAGTGCTGGCAATTCCAGAACTTTGCAACGATGTCAGGGTAGAGAGAAGAACAGAAGAAAGCGTGACAGTGCTGATTATTCTTCCAAAGATGAACTTGAAGAAATTGAGAAAACAACTCGTAAGAATGTGACAAAAGTGACTTGCAGAGCTGCTCCGAAGAATAGCAAGAAACAAAAGCCGGATAATGTTGGATCAGAAGCATTGTCATCAGGTACAACTGATGATGAGATAGAGCTTACTGTGGAAGATCTTGTGAGCATAGCTGAAGAG ATTGTAAATGCTGATAAAGAGAAGCTACAAGATATACGGACCACAAAGACGGCCCGCTATGAAGAGCGTCCTCCACGGCCTCCAGTCTCTACTCCTGTTGATACAGGAGGATCAATATCAAGCACTTGGTCAACAAAGGGGTTGATGCAGTGCACAACAGCTACTACCACAGATGAAACTCCAAGCGAGTGCAGAGTAGACAAGAACAAGAGACATGAAAAACCAGAGCGTCCACCAAGTATCAAAATGACCGGTGATGTTGCTGAGGATATGATGAACATATTGCTCGGACCCCTGTGGAATAGTGAACCTGCAGCCTATGAAAATAAACCCGAGGCTGTGGTACCGAGGACCGTGAACGTGAATCTTGCGTCGCAGCGGAAAAACGACTGGCAGAAGACTGTAGCACAAGTGCAGGGGGCACCTGTGGCGAAAAAGAAGAGCAGCCTGAAAGATATGGTGGCCTTTTTTCTTGACTAG